One genomic segment of Tursiops truncatus isolate mTurTru1 chromosome 11, mTurTru1.mat.Y, whole genome shotgun sequence includes these proteins:
- the TWF1 gene encoding twinfilin-1, with product MSHQTGIQASEDVKDIFARARNGKYRLLKISIENEKLVVGACRQPLDSWDKDYDSFVLPLLEDKQPCYVLFRLDSQNAQGYEWIFIAWSPDHSHVRQKMLYAATRATLKKEFGGGHIKDEVFGTVKEDVSLHGYKKYLLSQSSPAPLTAAEEELRQIKINEVQTDVSVDTKHQTLQGVAFPISREAFQALEKLNNRQLNYVQLEIDIKNEIIILANTINTELKDLPKRIPRDSARYHFFLYKHSHEGDYLESIVFIYSMPGYTCSIRERMLYSSCKSPLLEIVERQLQMDVIRKIEIDNGDELTADFLYEEVHPKQHAHKQSFAKPKGPSGKRGIRRLIRGPAETEATTD from the exons ATGTCCCATCAGACCGGCATCCAAG CAAGTGAGGATGTTAAAGATATTTTTGCCAGagcaagaaatggaaaatacagactTCTGAAGATATCGATTGAAAATG AGAAACTTGTGGTTGGAGCGTGTAGGCAGCCTTTAGATTCCTGGGATAAGGATTATGATTCCTTTGTTTTACCCCTGTTGGAGGACAAACAACCGTGCTACGTATTATTCAGGTTAGATTCTCAGAATGCCCAGGGATATGAATGGATATTCATTGCGTGGTCTCCAGACCATTCTCAT GTTCGTCAAAAAATGTTGTATGCAGCAACAAGAGCAACTCTGAAAAAGGAGTTTGGAGGTGGCCACATTAAAGATGAAGTGTTTGGAACAGTAAAG GAAGATGTGTCATTACATGGatataagaaatatttgctgTCACAGTCTTCTCCTGCCCCACTGACTGCAGCTGAAGAAGAATTACGACAGATTAAAATTAATGAG GTACAAACTGACGTGAGTGTGGACACTAAGCATCAAACACTACAAGGAGTAGCATTTCCTATTTCTCGAGAAGCTTTTCAGGCTTTGGAAAAATTGAATAACAGACAGCTCAACTATGTGCAGTTG gaaatagatataaaaaatgaaattataattttggccaacacaataaaTACAGAACTAAAAGATTTGCCAAAGAGGATTCCCAGAGATTCAGCACGTTATCATTTCTTTCTGTATAAACATTCCCATGAAGGAGACTATTTGGAGTCTATAG tttttatttattcaatgccTGGATACACATGCAGTATAAGAGAACGGATGCTGTATTCTAGCTGCAAGAGCCCTCTGCTAGAGATTGTAGAAAGACAACTACAAATGGATGTCATTAGAAAG ATCGAGATAGACAATGGGGATGAGTTGACTGCAGACTTCCTTTATGAAGAAGTACACCCCAAGCAGCATGCACATAAACAAAGTTTTGCAAAACCAAAAGGTCCTTCAGGAAAAAGAGGAATTCGAAGACTAATTAGGGGTCCAGCTGAAACTGAAGCCACTACTgattaa